From the genome of Onthophagus taurus isolate NC chromosome 5, IU_Otau_3.0, whole genome shotgun sequence, one region includes:
- the LOC111415803 gene encoding mediator of RNA polymerase II transcription subunit 13 isoform X3: MTHPNLQTNGASLEDCHTNFFALTELSGIKWRKLVWCEGGGVGGAYGGAHPAGSGGGEPLEDVVLRSYARCLAADILCVWRRVSAPQATHPFDLVPPPPSQPPPLSLAAAKELWIFWYGEEPDLKDLIAPDLLQCESEQGSWESGLSYECRSLLFKALHNLIERCLLSRDFIRIGKWFVQPHTGSRKPTDASSVHLSFSFAFFVHGDSSVCASVDVRQHPPVRKLCKSHLHQAQASTSGLQVILAPFGLAGTITGQTFKNCDNARLLEDWGHFFPLDKNYLQSPTENGVVEVIVGGMKMRYPSGYVLVTDIDDTVNNSAPTSVDSNVTTPLVTITNTNSSANGTTKHGNGDFSNIPSNLQTPPASPVPINSKVPHPGPFPVSVEHPASMQRPSTAASVFPERVWQECMLGQAGTAQGSSGPGEWDFVDPLKRVICSCSRCVGSCTPHGGPPSYPRTQESLAIPSVGSPQSAAPSPLPNPSSEQPASVPPNDQGMLIMPTLSPIPSTTGQSPAEKVLNTQTPEQPPKSTGSIINSPHPLTETKCNGANENSNLTTSTLTAPILKRPTLSSKEYESAVGEEDLTLDLLYDFSTLNAWLNHPVKKIKLDSKDIQRNNRSNKDLYSMFKQNGDSLTNNDLSVNNIRKEPFLIHDIKQEPGLEMETETTILPGHGIKRPGDPYDFEEEGPNSDCHLDSFKRTGITIKEEPKDVKKDLRLLTNEDLQPSFRDLDEIFEHSDDTSSDEALHAHIQTPPDSNKSIGHHDDNKRLSGHSSGNTSGGSAGAGCSLIGGLRPEELSKMFPTPPSLEHNPIASPIGQQDLPQPDLTELSLIRKQDIYPNTGSPQEENIEDWSFVFKPGTVCKMVGSSKYAPLTNLPSQTLPPVIFPSTYIYKPSWEQHTDRQAQQTNRETSTQQPSSTTPATSNPKTNTVQHILSQQQQQTQPQQPQQSSQLSQQPSIPQLPPGMLSGIHGNFPSSPLPPNFRPPPPPYELPSPATSTASSYLNKNLNSVEPVSTPTTVQRTPEASSLLVNILLTDTALNIFRDHNFDSCTLCVCNAGSKSAGNIKGADAGVYLMNGQGSDRSVHQPNSPYQSGMGQPPPYGMLSPPHHPHTPGIDEDAVRCSCGFSAVVNRRLSHRSGLFYEDEMEITGIAEDPGELKKTSMVSFLLSTSTTKQEPGLDRDQLDVVPHSVLDLVRDQCVMIQSTANSLYRIARFLSSQPNVNGVSYSNTINSLEFRDGNDVTSVALEQSKHPDSLPMCKMEETIQRRNSHSISVHRWPFLRACGPQCNQDIIRMMKNLQPLLQEAIQKKSQTKLWDAPSAVKGPLTWRQFHRLAGRGTNDRCEPQPIPSLIVGHEKDWLSLSPYALQYWESLLLEPYSYPRDVAYIVVAPDNDAILPRVRTFFKELSSAYEMCRLGRHCPITKILREGILRVGKTAKIKIGNEPVEDWFTLLGEGEATDMLRLYAQVCKHHLAPHLQQLPMDKSLLDQAPEIIDKSMPSPMPPPSTPDSNTQSSDKAPSTPKSEQSDQEGLSSKDIPQSSGPSLDIPHDDEESETPAIVIYLVDPFSMGTDQPEFQRIACLALLRCFQSVLNSVPENIRSNISVQIISQESIIELGKARERFRFNDHMRSLALSIFSQSRRLLMHTNSVKSLTGFGTAAMCDLFLKNKDEKNRAPYKMYTPPYVLAPLKEKVESIESFGQATEQASVLYLSYCLSEDQSWLLAVVTDERGEIFETIMINIDIPNRSRRKKASARRVGLLKLMDFVLGVMSQNVKPWRLVVGRLGRIGHGELKGWSHLLSGKNLQKASKHLKEICTQCSLTYPSTVPCILSACLVSLEPDSVLRLLPDQFTPDERFSQISINSQLSTPQDVTCTHVLVFPTSATTQSTQSTFQETHLDTGDLGDDELFPVDEIDEIDDLNDIFNWSTGPQSPTGREEFRPDSPSNVMNAGHQDSPFQCAGNQRNNEPVEEVGAVLQQPLALGYLVSTAPTGKMPKWFWSSCPHLEGVCPAFLKNALHLHSPNIQRSEDLLPLPHVTSHPLDSQYTTDVLRYVLEGYNALSWLVLDSNTRDRLSCLPVHIQVLIQLYHTTAALL; this comes from the exons ATGACGCATCCGAACCTACAAACCAACGGCGCCAGTTTGGAAGATTGCCACACTAATTTCTTTGCCCTG aCCGAATTATCGGGTATAAAATGGCGTAAACTGGTGTGGTGCGAAGGAGGTGGTGTTGGGGGAGCGTACGGGGGCGCGCACCCCGCTGGAAGCGGAGGCGGGGAACCCCTCGAAGACGTCGTTTTGAGAAGTTACGCCCGGTGTCTTGCAGCGGATATCCTATGCGTTTGGAGACGCGTTTCGGCACCTCAAGCGACGCATCCTTTCGACTTGGTCCCACCACCACCGAGTCAACCGCCGCCCCTTAGTCTTGCCGCGGCTAAGGAACTTTGGATTTTCTGGTACGGCGAAGAACCAGACCTCAAGGATTTAATTGCACCAGATCTTTTACAATGCG AAAGTGAACAAGGATCGTGGGAAAGCGGTTTATCATACGAATGCAGATCGTTGCTATTCAAGGCTTTACACAATTTGATCGAACGTTGTTTGTTATCGAGGGACTTCATAAGGATAGGAAAGTGGTTCGTGCAGCCTCATACGGGCTCTAGGAAACCGACGGACGCCAGTTCGGTGCATCTATCGTTTTCGTTTGCGTTTTTCGTGCACGGCGATAGTTCCGTGTGCGCTAGCGTCGACGTCAGGCAACATCCGCCCGTTCGAAAACTATGCAAGAGCCACCTGCATCAGGCGCAGGCGTCCACGTCGGGTTTGCAAG TTATTCTTGCCCCGTTTGGATTGGCGGGAACAATAACCGGACAGACGTTTAAAAATTGCGACAACGCTCGTCTTTTGGAAGATTGGGGACACTTTTTTCCTTTAgacaaaaattatttgcaaTCTCCGACGGAGAATGGAGTCGTGGAGGTGATTGTTGGCGGGATGAAGATGCGATATCCCTCGGGCTACGTTCTCGTAACGGACATTGACGATACCGTGAATAATTCAGCCCCGACTTCCGTTGATTCTAATGTTACCACTCCTCTTGTTACCATCACCAATACAAATTCCTCCGCAAATGGCACCACCAAACATGGAAATGGGGATTTTTcga ATATCCCATCGAATTTACAAACACCACCAGCATCTCCTGTTCCAATTAATAGTAAAGTGCCACATCCTGGGCCTTTTCCAGTTTCGGTGGAGCACCCCGCATCTATGCAACGGCCTTCAACGGCGGCTTCGGTGTTTCCGGAACGAGTTTGGCAAGAATGTATGTTGGGGCAAGCTGGGACGGCGCAAGGATCTTCAGGTCCTGGCGAATGGGATTTTGTCGATCCTTTAAAAAGGGTCATCTGCTCGTGTTCAAG GTGTGTGGGTTCGTGTACGCCACATGGTGGGCCGCCTTCGTATCCTCGTACGCAAGAATCGCTCGCAATTCCATCCGTGGGAAGTCCGCAATCGGCCGCACCATCTCCGTTGCCCAATCCGAGCTCGGAACAACCCGCGTCGGTGCCCCCCAACGATCAAGGCATGCTCATTATGCCGACATTGTCGCCTATACCGTCCACGACGGGGCAATCGCCCGCTGAAAAAGTACTCAATACGCAAACACCGGAACAACCGCCGAAAAGCACCGGATCGATAATTAACAGCCCGCATCCGCTAACAGAAACAAAATGTAATGGCGCGAACGAAAATAGTAATTTAACCACTTCAACATTAACAGCTCCGATTTTGAAAAGACCAACGTTAAGTTCAAAAGAATACGAATCGGCTGTTGGTGAAGAAGATCTTACTTTGGATTTACTTTATGATTTTTCAACATTAAATGCttg gtTAAATCATCCTGTAAAGAAGATTAAGTTGGATTCGAAAGACATCCAACGAAATAACAGATCAAACAAAGACTTGTATTCtatgtttaaacaaaacgGGGATTCGCTTACAAATAATGATCTGTCTGTTAATAATATTAGGAAAGAACCGTTTTTAATTCATGACATTAAACAAGAACCAGGCCTTGAg atggaAACAGAAACAACAATATTACCCGGCCATGGAATAAAAAGACCGGGCGATCCTTACGATTTTGAAGAGGAAGGTCCAAATAGTGATTGTCATCTCGATAGTTTTAAACGTACCGGAATTACAATTAAAGAAGAGCCaaaagatgttaaaaaagaCCTTAGATTATTGACCAATGAAGATCTCCAACCTTCGTTTAGAGATCTTGATGAGATTTTTGAACATTCGGATGATACAAGCAGTGATGAAGCa CTGCACGCTCATATACAAACTCCACCCGATTCTAATAAATCGATTGGACACCACGATGATAACAAAAGACTTTCTGGACATAGTAGTGGAAATACAAGTGGGGGAAGTGCGGGAGCCGGTTGTTCGTTAATTGGGGGACTTCGACCCGAGGAACTTAGTAAAATGTTTCCTACACCTCCCAGTTTGGAACATAATCCGATCGCTTCACCAATTGGGCAACAAGATTTACCACAACCGGATTTAACCGAATTGAGTTTAATTCGAAAACAAGATATTTATCCAAATACGGGAAGTCCACAGGAAGAAAATATAG AAGACTGGAGTTTTGTATTTAAACCTGGTACTGTTTGCAAAATGGTTGGTTCGAGTAAATACGCCCCACTGACAAACCTACCGAGTCAAACATTACCGCCTGTGATATTTCCCTCAACTTACATCTACAAGCCTTCATGGGAACAACACACCGATCGACAAGCTCAACAAACAAACCGCGAAACCAGCACACAACAACCTTCATCAACCACGCCCGCCACTTCGAATCCAAAGACCAACACCGTACAACATATTTTAtctcaacaacaacaacaaactCAACCGCAACAACCCCAACAATCGTCGCAACTCTCTCAACAGCCCTCCATACCGcaacttccgcctggaatgcTTTCTGGTATTCACGGCAACTTCCCGTCAAGTCCGTTACCACCTAATTTTAGGCCGCCTCCACCACCCTACGAATTACCAAGCCCCGCAACTTCAACCGCGAGCAGTTacttaaacaaaaacttaaacaGTGTTGAACCGGTGTCAACTCCAACGACAGTGCAACGGACTCCCGAGGCTAGTTCTCTTTTagtgaatattttattaacggATACTGCATTAAATATTTTCCGCGATCATAATTTCGATAGCTGTACGTTATGTGTGTGTAACGCGGGAAGTAAATCGGCCGGGAATATTAAGGGGGCCGATGCGGGGGTTTATTTGATGAATGGACAAGGTAGTGACAGATCAGTGCATCAACCCAACAGTCCGTATCAATCGGGAATGGGACAACCACCTCCTTATGGAATGTTATCACCACCACATCATCCTCATACACCGGGAATCGATGAGGACGCTGTTAGGTGTAGTTGCGGATTTTCAGCGGTTGTTAATAGGAGGTTATCACATCGAAGTGGGTTATTTTATGAGGATGAAATGGAAATAACTG gTATAGCTGAAGATCCTGgagaattaaagaaaacatcaatggtatcatttttactttcaaCAAGTACCACAAAACAAGAACCAGGATTAGATCGCGATCAATTAGATGTTGTACCACACAGCGTACTCGATTTAGTTCGAGATCAATGCGTGATGATCCAAAGTACTGCAAATTCTTTATACCGAATCGCTCGTTTCTTATCAAGTCAACCCAACGTGAACGGAGTCTCGTATTCAAATACAATTAATTCGTTAGAGTTTCGCGATGGGAATGATGTGACGAGCGTTGCTTTGGAGCAAAGTAAACATCCGGATAGTTTGCCTATGTGTAAAATGGAAGAGACGATTCAAAGACGAAATTCGCACAGCATATCAGTGCACAGGTGGCCTTTCTTAAGAGCGTGTGGTCCTCAATGTAATCAAGATATAATAAGAATGATGAAAAATCTTCAACCGCTTTTACAAGAGGCGATACAGAAGAAGAGTCAAACTAAACTTTGGGATGCCCCTTCAGCTGTTAAAGGACCATTAACTTGGAGACAATTTCATCGGTTAGCTGGGAGAGGTACAAATGATCGTTGCGAACCACAACCGATTCCTTCGTTGATTGTGGGTCATGAAAAAGATTGGTTGTCTTTATCTCCGTATGCGTTACAATATTGGGAAAGTTTATTACTCGAGCCGTATTCGTATCCGCGAGATGTAGCTTACATCGTAGTCGCGCCCGATAATGACGCAATCCTTCCGAGGGTGCGGACGTTCTTTAAAGAGTTATCATCAGCTTATGAAATGTGTCGATTGGGAAGACATTGTccaattacgaaaattttaaGAGAAGGCATTTTAAGGGTTGGAAAAAcggctaaaattaaaataggaaATGAACCTGTGGAGGATTGGTTTACGTTGCTGGGGGAGGGTGAAGCGACTGATATGTTAAGGTTGTACGCGCAAGTTTGTAAGCATCATTTAGCCCCGCATCTTCAACAATTACCCATGGATAAATCACTTTTGGATCAAGCGCCCGAAATTATCGACAAATCAATGCCAAGTCCTATGCCTCCACCAAGTACACCAGATAGTAATACGCAATCAAGTGATAAAGCTCCGTCTACACCAAAAAGTGAACAAT ctgATCAAGAAGGTTTATCAAGCAAAGATATTCCACAATCTTCCGGACCATCGTTGGACATTCCACATGACGATGAAGAAAGTGAAACCCCCGCGATTGTGATATACTTAGTTGACCCATTTTCGATGGGAACCGATCAACCCGAATTCCAAAGAATCGCTTGTTTGGCTCTGTTACGTTGCTTCCAGTCAGTTCTTAATTCGGTTCCGGAAAATATACGAAGTAATATTAGCGTGcag atcATCTCTCAAGAAAGCATCATCGAATTAGGAAAAGCTCGCGAACGATTTAGATTTAACGACCACATGCGATCCTTGGCTCTAAGCATTTTTTCGCAAAGCCGGAGATTATTGATGCATACCAATAGTGTTAAATCACTCACTGGGTTTGGAACGGCTGCGATGTGTGATTTATTCCTCAAAAATAAAGAC gAGAAAAATCGAGCTCCATATAAAATGTACACACCGCCGTACGTTTTAGCtccattaaaagaaaaagtagaATCGATCGAATCTTTTGGCCAAGCTACTGAACAAGCCTCCGTTTTGTACCTGAGTTATTGCCTATCGGAGGATCAGAGTTGGCTTTTAGCGGTAGTTACTGATGAGCGGGGTGAAATTTTCGAAACGATCATGATTAATATCGATATTCCGAATAGAAGTAGAAGGAAAAAGGCGTCCGCGCGCCGCGTTGGACTCCTAAAATTAATGGATTTCGTGTTGGGGGTGATGTCGCAAAACGTGAAACCTTGGAGATTGGTCGTCGGGAGATTAGGGCGAATAGGACATGGTGAATTAAAAGGTTGGAGTCATTTGCTAAGcggaaaaaatttacaaaaagcATCGAAACATCTAAAAGAAATTTGCACGCAATGTTCTTTAACTTACCCGAGTACGGTTCCGTGTATTTTAAGTGCTTGTCTTGTTAGTCTTGAACCCGACTCAGTTTTGAGATTACTTCCGGACCAATTCACCCCCGACGAACGTTTCAGCCAAATCAGCATTAACTCCCAATTATCAACACCTCAAGACGTGACTTGCACTCACGTTTTAGTATTTCCAACAAGCGCGACCACCCAATCGACTCAATCAACCTTCCAAGAAACACATTTAGACACGGGGGATTTAGGAGACGACGAGTTATTCCCCGTGGATGAAATCGACGAAATCGACGatttaaatgacatttttaattgGTCAACGGGGCCTCAAAGTCCAACGGGACGCGAAGAGTTCCGCCCGGATAGTCCTAGTAATGTGATGAACGCCGGACATCAAGATAGTCCGTTTCAATGCGCCGGAAATCAAAGAAATAATGAACCCGTCGAGGAGGTTGGGGCGGTTCTACAACAACCCCTCGCTTTGGGTTATTTGGTTTCGACGGCGCCGACGGGGAAAATGCCGAAGTGGTTTTGGTCGTCTTGTCCGCATCTTGAAGGTGTTTGTCCGGCTTTTCTTAAAAACGCTCTTCATTTGCATAGCCCTAATATTCAAAGATCCGAGGATTTATTACCGTTGCCTCATGTTACATCACATCCTTTAGATTCTCAATACACAACTGATGTTTTAAg GTACGTTTTGGAAGGTTACAACGCGTTATCTTGGCTTGTTTTGGATTCAAATACGAGGGATCGCCTTTCGTGTCTCCCAGTTCATATACAAGTATTGATACAGCTGTATCATACGACAGCGGCGCTCCTTTAA